DNA sequence from the Trichocoleus desertorum ATA4-8-CV12 genome:
GTCCTGTCTGCTTCCTTCTCTGCACCTGCATAGACTTGATATTGCTCATCATGTCCTAGATGATAAAAGTCGGTCGCAGGTTTGAAATAGTAAGTCAAAGCGTAGGAGCGAGCCGCGATCGCCTGAGCTTTTAGTGCTGCCATTGGCCAGCTTGGCGAAACCTCTGCCCCGACCACGCTATAAAGATAGTCTCGTAACAGGACATTATTGACCGCCAGTAAACCACTGGGTCGAACCATTAGCAGCAAGCGCCCTCGATACCAGCGATCGCTGACATAGACCAACCCTCCTTCTGTGGGTTCAATATAGACTGCACTTGGAAGCTGCCATGAATTTAAGGTGATTCCTACCCCATCAAGCTGAGCGGTATAAGCGGACTCAGCAGGTAGCTCCCGCAGCACTTGCCCATTGGTGTCTAGAATGACTCCGGGTGTTGAGGTACCAATGGCTAAAGAATTGGCTTCTACTGCGATCGCCACCTGGATTTCTAACACGCTATCGATCGCAGTGGAGGTATTAGCGGCTGCCAATCGCTCTGCGGCACTAGCACTGATGGGCGCGGCACTAGACTGAGCAGGGGGGTTCTGCTGCTTGGCAGGAGCCGTAGACTTAGTCGTAGCCTGAGGTTTTGGTTTTGTATCGGTAGAGGCAGTAGTAGATTTTGTAGCTGATTTGGCAGGATTTGCAGAGTTCTGGGTAGATTTTTGGGCGGAGGTAGTTGAGTTTTTTGCTGCACTTTTGGCAGCAGTTGTGGTTGTGGCAGACTGAATTGCCAGATTGGGAGTTGGTGAGGGCGAGACTAAAGTTGGGGTTTTTGGTGGAGTTTCTTGAGCAACTGGAGCGGTGGGGCGAGTTTGACCAATCAACAAAATGCTCACGACCGGGACAACCCCTAGCACAGGAATTAGGGGCCAGGGTCGGCGCTGAAGCAAGCTAAAGATAGGCTTTAACATGGAACGGCTCAAGGTCTTGACTCCTGTTTAGCGTTTGGGCCTATAGCTGTTCGTTCTCTACGGCTTTCAACTATAACTCGACTCACGAGTCACTTACACCAAGGCTCCCCCACAGCTCGATCCGCTGCCCGCTGTGCAACCGTAACAGAAGTTAGCTGTCCGCACGGATTCAATCAAATCCAGAGTGCCAGCTTGCAGTAGCTGGGCGACTGTTAGGGTGGCTCCAGTTCCAGTTCTAGCGGGCAAGTTTTCCATTTGGTTGAAGTCGCAATCGT
Encoded proteins:
- a CDS encoding SpoIID/LytB domain-containing protein, coding for MLKPIFSLLQRRPWPLIPVLGVVPVVSILLIGQTRPTAPVAQETPPKTPTLVSPSPTPNLAIQSATTTTAAKSAAKNSTTSAQKSTQNSANPAKSATKSTTASTDTKPKPQATTKSTAPAKQQNPPAQSSAAPISASAAERLAAANTSTAIDSVLEIQVAIAVEANSLAIGTSTPGVILDTNGQVLRELPAESAYTAQLDGVGITLNSWQLPSAVYIEPTEGGLVYVSDRWYRGRLLLMVRPSGLLAVNNVLLRDYLYSVVGAEVSPSWPMAALKAQAIAARSYALTYYFKPATDFYHLGHDEQYQVYAGAEKEADRTYQAVNETAGEFISYRGGIVESLYAASDDIVIDAHGGRGMSQLGALKLAEEGYDYRQILGTYYPGTGLARIEVDQE